In Pungitius pungitius chromosome 2, fPunPun2.1, whole genome shotgun sequence, a single window of DNA contains:
- the LOC119211533 gene encoding cyclic nucleotide-gated cation channel-like: protein MAGPVQNSHRLSVKTWTEEESDRAESTPSRAQSMCDDTSSELQRMAAIDGRDINSQNSLYGRGALSRLVSMVMTLREWAHKSLGEEAERPDSFLERFKGPANTDVQAPPSRKRKCNVKVLSPSDDAYYYWLLVIGAAVFYNWTLLVVRACFDELQMRNVLVWLVLDYICDGIYILDIAVRLHTGFLDQGLMVKDTQRLRETYVRTFQCKSDICSILPTDLLYLTVGISYTPLLRFNRLLRLPRLFEWFERTETRTGYPNAFRICKLVLYILVIIHWNACVYYSFSKVLGLGSDSWVYPNASDPEFGSLTRSYIYCLYWSTLTLTTIGETPPPVRDEEYLFLIFDFLVGVLIFASIVGNVGSMISNMNATRAGFQSRVDTLKHYMQFRHVSKILEQRVIRWFDYLWTNQKTIDEQEVLRSLPNKLRAEIAINVHLETLKKVRIFQDCEAGLLVELVLKLRPQVFSPGDYICRKGDVGKEMYIIKDGQLAVVGEDGATQFAVLTSGSCFGEISILNISGSKMGNRRTANIRSLGYSDLFCLSKQDLMDALQEFPHARAQLEQRGRDILRKEGLLEEVNVSAGEELEEKVERLETSLDRLQTSLARLQSEFNSSQLRLKQRITTLEHNVTTVTTGSGFLSDGVESVFGGDGVCSEINIRL, encoded by the exons ATGGCAGGTCCAGTGCAGAATTCACACAGGCTGTCCGTGAAAACGTggacagaggaagagagtgaCAGAGCTGAGAGCACACCAAGCAG GGCACAGTCAATGTGTGATGACACTTCATCAGAGCTTCAGAGGATGGCGGCCATTGACGGAAGAGATATTAATTCCCAGAATTCCTTGTATGGACGAGGCGCTTTATCCAG GTTAGTTAGTATGGTGATGACTCTGCGAGAATGGGCGCATAAGAGTTTGGGTGAGGAGGCGGAGAGACCGGATTCCTTCTTAGAACGTTTCAAAGGCCCCGCCAACACGGACGTTCAAGCTCCACCCAGCAG GAAGCGGAAATGTAATGTCAAGGTCTTATCGCCATCTGATGATGCATACTACTACTGGCTGTTGGTGATCGGTGCTGCTGTATTTTATAATTGGACCCTGCTAGTTGTCAG GGCCTGTTTTGATGAGCTCCAAATGAGAAATGTATTGGTATGGCTGGTACTGGACTACATATGTGATGGAATCTATATCCTGGATATAGCTGTTCGTCTCCACACAG GTTTCCTGGATCAAGGCTTGATGGTGAAAGATACGCAACGTCTGAGAGAAACCTACGTTCGAACCTTTCAGTGTAAAAGCGACATCTGCTCCATCCTCCCAACCGACCTCCTGTACCTGACTGTTGGAATCAGCTACACACCCCTTCTTCGGTTCAACCGGCTGCTCCGTCTGCCGCGCCTATTTGAGTGGTTCGAACGCACTGAGACACGGACCGGCTACCCTAACGCTTTTCGCATCTGTAAACTGGTTTTGTACATCCTGGTGATCATCCACTGGAACGCTTGTGTGTACTACAGCTTCTCCAAAGTCCTCGGACTGGGCTCTGATTCTTGGGTCTATCCCAATGCATCCGATCCTGAGTTTGGCTCCCTGACCAGAAGTTACATATACTGTCTGTACTGGTCCACTCTGACGCTGACCACAATTGGAGAGACACCTCCTCCTGTTAGAGATGAGGAATACTTGTTCCTGATATTTGACTTTCTA GTTGGTGTTCTGATTTTTGCCTCCATCGTGGGCAATGTCGGATCCATGATCTCCAATATGAATGCCACGAGAGCAGGCTTTCAGAGCCGTGTAGACACACTGAAACACTACATGCAATTCAGGCATGTGAGCAAGATACTGGAGCAGCGCGTCATCCGCTGGTTTGACTACCTCTGGACAAATCAGAAGACGATAGACGAACAGGAAGTGCTGAGGAGTCTTCCAAATAAACTCAGAGCGGAGATAGCTATCAATGTTCACCTGGAAACACTAAAGAAG GTGCGTATTTTCCAGGACTGCGAGGCAGGCCTTCTTGTGGAATTGGTACTAAAACTTCGACCGCAGGTTTTCAGTCCTGGAGACTACATCTGTAGAAAG GGAGATGTGGGTAAGGAGATGTACATAATCAAAGATGGCCAGCTGGCAGTGGTGGGGGAGGACGGAGCCACCCAATTTGCCGTTTTGACATCAGGAAGCTGCTTTGGAGAAATCAGCATCCTGAACATCAGTGGTAGCAAGATGGGAAACCGGCGAACGGCTAACATTCGCAGCCTGGGATACTCAGACCTGTTCTGCCTTTCCAAACAAGACCTGATGGATGCACTTCAGGAATTCCCCCACGCCAGAGCCCAGCTGGAGCAGAGGGGTCGCGACATTCTGCGGAAGGAGGGGCTTCTGGAAGAAGTAAATGTGTCCGCGGGGGAGGAGCTTGAGGAAAAGGTGGAGAGGCTGGAAACCAGTCTGGATAGGCTACAG ACAAGTTTGGCCCGTCTACAGAGTGAGTTCAACTCCTCCCAGCTTCGACTGAAACAGCGAATCACAACGCTTGAACACAACGTAACCACGGTGACAACAGGCAGTGGGTTCCTGTCCGACGGTGTCGAGAGTGTTTTTGGTGGTGACGGTGTGTGCAGTGAAATCAACATCCGgctttga
- the snx25 gene encoding sorting nexin-25, giving the protein MPTPSITTTTPLAGRSSSAGGEEGPMSATSTSAIGSSFRFVPAFCLGVVAAVVFQLAWGGLTLTSFFLKLFIYVSFALLCFLAGSFVLLVRKSPLKVSCFNTNRRQSAVRQEFFIKLMARFLVPGQESSQSRRVVVSHNVDKALKEVFDYAYRDYILSWYIPLSHDEGQLYSMLSEDWWQMIGQLRSRLAGIDLVNVVCYDTIRILHTHFTDLKAASARLEECTRPFPLHSCLVSPDSELAFLRCVARILLLCLLPQKDAKSHTLRCCLTEVITTKVLKPLVEVLSDPDSINRMLLSQLEQREQQAEQQKKAYTYAASYEDFVKLISTSADVNFLKQLRYQIVVEIIHATTISSLPQLKKQKERKGKESAAMKADLLRARDMKRYINQLTVAKKQCEKRIRLLGGPNYENSEEGGADDSDEPQSQKILQFDDILCNAGYREHFRVYMERVDKRALISFWELVETLKTANKNEVPQIVGEIYQKFFVESREIPVEKFLLKEIQQSLVGNRGTQVFVRLQEQVAEQMRERYYPSFLVSDYYDGLIRRDEQCSQSLSSTEEKEEEGCQGLDAGEEVCDEGSKRINEQASYAATKLRQLYDKLEYKRQALGSIQNAPKPDKKIVSKLKEEIGAMEKEHGELQQHITRTDWWCENLGHWRATITSAEATEEGGETVACYSVCVSLVEGEETTNSRWSVQRKLTEFQMLHRKLTECFPSLKKLQLPSLSKLPFKSIDQKFLDKSKTQLNAFLQRLLTDERSCQSEALYAFLSPSPEYLKVMSIQKKSSFSLASFLERLPGDFFSHNEEEADDDSDLSDYGDEGDGRRDALAEPCFMLIGEIFELRGMFKWVRRTLIALVQVTFGRTINKQIRDTVNWIFCEQMSVCYINVFKDTFWPNGKLAPHVKVRTDSERSETKERAQQKLLDNIPDALANLVGQQNARYGIIKIFNALQEASANKHLLYVLMEMLLKEVSPELSAEVDNI; this is encoded by the exons ATGCCCACCCCTTcaatcaccaccaccacaccgCTGGCTGGAAGGAGTAGCAGTGCCGGCGGAGAAGAGGGGCCCATGTCGGCCACTTCCACTTCTGCCATTGGCTCCTCTTTCCGGTTCGTCCCGGCTTTCTGCCTGGGCGTGGTGGCAGCAGTAGTGTTCCAGCTGGCATGGGGAGGCCTGACCCTCACCTCGTTCTTCTTGAAGTTGTTCATCTACGTCTCGTTCGCCCTGCTCTGCTTCCTGGCTGGGAGTTTTGTGCTGCTGGTCCGTAAGAGTCCTCTTAAAGTCAGCTGCTTCAACACAAACAGGAGGCAGTCAGCTGTGCGCCAGGAGTTCTTCATCAAGCTGATG GCCCGGTTTTTGGTTCCAGGTCAGGAGTCCAGCCAGAGCAGGAGGGTGGTGGTGTCTCACAATGTGGACAAAGCTTTGAAGGAAG TGTTTGACTACGCCTACAGGGACTACATCCTGTCCTGGTACATCCCTTTGAGTCATGACGAGGGTCAGTTGTACTCCATGCTGTCGGAGGACTGGTGGCAGATGATTGGGCAGCTGCGATCCAGGCTCGCCGGCATCGACCTTGTCAACGTGGTCTGTTATGACACCATAAgaatcctacacacacactttaccgACCTCAAGGCTGCATCTGCAAG ACTAGAAGAGTGTACTCGACCATTTCCTCTCCATTCCTGTTTGGTCAGTCCGGACTCCGAGCTGGCCTTCCTCCGCTGCGTGGCCAGAATACTGTTGCTATGTCTGCTACCGCAAAAGGATGCCAAGTCACATACACTACGCTGCTGCCTCACAGAAGTCATCACTACCAAAG TGTTGAAACCTTTGGTGGAAGTGCTGAGCGACCCAGACTCCATAAACAGGATGCTGCTGTCTCAGCTGGAGCAGAGGGAGCAGCAGGCTGAACAGCAGAAGAAAGCCTACACCTACGCTGCCTCCTACGAAGACTTCGTCAAACTGATATCAACTTCTGCCGATGTCAATTTCCTCAAACAACTCAG GTATCAGATAGTGGTGGAGATCATTCATGCCACCACCATCAGCAGCCTCCCTCAGCTCAAGAAGCAAAAAG AGCGAAAAGGTAAAGAGTCAGCAGCCATGAAGGCAGACCTGCTGAGGGCCAGAGATATGAAACGATACATCAATCAGCTGACTGTTGCTAAGAAACAATGTGAGAAAAGAATCCGTCTGCTTGGTGGACCGAACTATGAGAACAGCGAGGAAGGAGGGGCTGATGACAGCGATGAGCCTCAGAGTCAGAAG ATTCTCCAGTTTGATGACATCCTGTGTAATGCAGGTTATCGGGAGCATTTCCGAGTTTACATGGAGAGAGTTGATAAGAGAGCTCTCATTAGCTTCTGGGAACTTGTGGAAACACTGAAAACTGCCAACAAG AATGAAGTGCCCCAAATCGTTGGGGAAATCTACCAAAAATTCTTTGTGGAGAGCCGGGAAATTCCAGTGGAGAAGTTTCTCCTGAAGGAGATCCAACAAAGTCTGGTGGGGAACAGGGGAACACAGGTCTTTGTCAGACTTCAAGAACAG GTGGCTGAGCAGATGAGAGAGCGTTACTACCCTTCCTTCCTGGTTTCCGACTACTATGATGGGCTGATCAGACGAGACGAGCAGTGTAGCCAATCACTGTCCAGCacggaagaaaaggaggaagaaggg TGCCAGGGACTAGATGCAGGAGAGGAGGTGTGCGACGAAGGCAGTAAAAGAATTAATGAGCAGGCCAGCTACGCCGCTACCAAACTTCGCCAACTCTACGACAAACTGGAGTACAAACGGCAGGCGCTGGGCTCGATTCAGAATGCACCCAAGCCAGACAAAAAG ATTGTGAGCAAACTAAAAGAGGAGATCGGAGCCATGGAGAAAGAACACGGTGAACTGCAGCAGCATATCACCAGGACTGACTGGTGGTGTGAAAACCTGGGGCACTGGAGGGCAACCATCACTTCTGCTGAG gctacagaggagggaggcgagACAGTCgcttgttacagtgtgtgtgtgagcctggtagaaggagaggagacgacCAACAGTCGCTGGAGCGTCCAAAGGAAACTCACAGAATTCCAGATGTTGCATCGCAAACTCACAGAG TGTTTTCCATCCCTGAAGAAGCTCCAGTTACCATCGCTCAGCAAACTTCCCTTCAAATCCATCGACCAGAAGTTCTTAGACAAGAGTAAAACTCAGCTCAATGCCTTTCTCCAG cgTCTGCTGACAGATGAACGATCGTGCCAGTCAGAGGCTCTCTATGCGTTCCTCAGCCCATCTCCGGAGTACCTCAAG GTGATGTCAATCCAGAAGAAATCGTCTTTCTCTCTGGCCTCCTTCCTGGAGAGGCTACCTGGAGACTTTTTCTCCCACAACGAG GAGGAGGCTGACGACGACAGCGACCTATCGGACTACGGCGACGAgggagacgggaggagagaCGCGCTGGCCGAGCCCTGTTTTATGCTCATAGGGGAGATATTTGAACTCAGAGGAA TGTTTAAGTGGGTGAGGAGGACGCTTATTGCACTAGTCCAGGTGACATTTGGACGAACCATCAACAA ACAGATCCGGGACACAGTAAACTGGATCTTCTGTGAACAGATGTCGGTGTGTTACATCAATGTGTTCAAGGACACTTTCTGGCCCAACGGAAAGTTGGCACCTCACGTCAAGGTCCGAACTGACAGCGAACGCAGCGAAACTAAGGAACGGGCTCAACAGAAACTACTTGACAATATCCCAG ATGCTCTGGCAAATCTAGTTGGCCAGCAGAATGCCCGCTATGGAATCATCAAGATCTTCAATGCCCTGCAGGAAGCTAGTGCCAACAAACATCTTCTCTAT GTGTTGATGGAAATGTTACTCAAGGAAGTGTCACCTGAACTCAGCGCAGAGGTGGACAacatctga
- the LOC119210769 gene encoding fibrinogen-like protein 1 encodes MGGSRLLLTGIMVIAACSQYLCASSSCSEEMAGLREKETLLKGQLQRQEVLLHKLQLQSQPSKEVTAGPDQSQNNESTDCSEIFSSGSKSSDFYTIKPLGSPHPVRVYCDMSDGGGWIVLQRRIDGTERFNRSWVEYKDGFGDMAAEFWLGNDNLHYITTQGNFSLRINLEDFGGYQGYAEYKNIKVANEKDHYRLTFGTYVGTVGDALSGRYQVGVTEWASHQGVQFSTYDQDNDNYKGNCAQEDKGGWWFNKCHSAHLNGMYYPNGFYNGLTDDGVVWYPWRGWWYSLKTSVMKLRPTNHKIDPINDSNAVPHRPSS; translated from the exons ATGGGAGGCTCACGGCTGCTGCTCACAGGAATAATGGTCATCGCAGCTTGCTCTCAATATCTCTGT GCATCAAGCAGTTGCAGTGAAGAGATGGCTGGTTTGCGCGAAAAGGAGACACTTCTGAAGGGCCAGCTTCAGAGACAAGAGGTCCTCCTAcacaaactgcaactacagagCCAACCGAGCAAAGAAGTCACAGCTGGACCTGACCAGAGCCAGAACAACGAGTCCACAG ACTGCTCTGAGATCTTCAGTTCTGGCTCAAAATCAAGTGATTTCTACACAATCAAACCCCTTGGCAGCCCTCACCCAGTCAGAGTGTACTGTGATATGAGTGATGGAGGTGGGTGGATCGTCCTTCAGAGACGGATCGATGGGACGGAGAGGTTTAACAG GTCGTGGGTAGAGTATAAAGATGGTTTTGGAGACATGGCAGCTGAGTTTTGGCTCGGAAATGACAACCTGCATTACATCACCACACAAG GGAACTTTTCTCTGAGGATTAATCTGGAAGACTTTGGTGGTTACCAGGGCTATGCGGAGTACAAGAACATCAAAGTGGCAAATGAAAAG GATCATTACCGACTGACCTTTGGAACCTATGTAGGTACAGTTGGAGATGCTCTGTCTGGAAGATATCAGGTTGGTGTGACAGAGTGGGCCAGTCATCAGGGCGTCCAATTCAGCACCTACGATCAGGACAATGACAACTACAAAGGAAACTGCGCGCAGGAAGACAAAGGAGGCTGGTGGTTCAACAA GTGTCACTCAGCCCATCTTAATGGCATGTACTATCCCAATGGGTTTTACAATGGGTTGACGGATGATGGTGTGGTTTGGTACCCTTGGAGAGGATGGTGGTACTCCCTGAAGACAAGCGTCATGAAGCTGCGACCTACCAACCACAAAATTGATCCCATCAATGACTCCAACGCTGTTCCTCACAGACCATCTTCCTAG